A window of the Pseudomonadota bacterium genome harbors these coding sequences:
- a CDS encoding arginine--tRNA ligase has product MKALLRTAIDDVIERLHQAGILADSARPDYQIETPKLEAHGDFSTNVAMLLAKANRRAPRDLANELAQALAALPLFSRVEVAGPGFINFVLADDVVFDVVREVHDAGETYGRNDSGAGRRVQVEFVSANPTGPLHIGHGRGAAVGSVLARLLAASGYAVEREYYVNDAGRQMDILALSVWLRYLQSYQFEVPFPAQAYRGGYIEDIARALRERDGDAFKRAADNVPPAIASSDDERHLDDAIAAARAALGADAFDAVRDFAKDVILAEIADDLRAFGVDFDCWYSEASLNRNGAIDTAIAELVEAGFIYTAAGAQWFRSTDFGDEKDRVVVRDNGVKTYFASDIAYHREKFVRGFERVVNIWGADHHGYIPRVRAALKALNLDDARLDVVLVQFAALVRGGEKVSMSTRAGEFVTLKHLVDEVGVDAARYFYVMRRSDQHLEFDLDLATSQSNDNPVYYVQYAHARVCSVFRQAGERATLAPPAGARLAEHLREPPERRLAIVLSKFSEVVASAAAAAEPHQLTNYLRDLATEFHAYYNGHKVLVDDAGVCWARLRLIGAVRQVIANALGLLAISAPSEM; this is encoded by the coding sequence TTGAAAGCACTTCTGCGTACGGCCATTGACGACGTCATCGAGCGTCTGCACCAGGCCGGCATCCTGGCGGATTCCGCCCGCCCCGACTATCAGATAGAGACGCCCAAGCTCGAAGCGCATGGCGACTTCAGCACCAATGTCGCGATGCTGCTGGCCAAGGCCAATCGCCGCGCGCCGCGCGATCTTGCCAATGAACTCGCACAGGCCCTGGCGGCCTTGCCGCTGTTCAGCCGCGTCGAAGTGGCGGGCCCGGGCTTCATCAATTTCGTGCTCGCCGATGACGTGGTGTTCGATGTCGTGCGCGAAGTGCATGACGCCGGTGAGACCTACGGCCGCAATGACAGCGGCGCCGGCCGCCGCGTGCAGGTCGAGTTCGTGTCCGCCAACCCCACCGGGCCGCTGCACATCGGTCACGGCCGCGGCGCGGCGGTGGGCTCGGTGCTCGCCAGGCTGCTGGCGGCGAGTGGCTACGCGGTCGAGCGCGAGTACTACGTCAACGATGCCGGCCGCCAGATGGACATCCTCGCGCTCAGCGTGTGGCTGCGCTACCTGCAATCCTATCAATTTGAGGTGCCGTTCCCGGCGCAGGCCTACCGCGGCGGCTACATCGAAGACATCGCCCGCGCCCTGCGCGAGCGCGACGGCGACGCGTTCAAGCGCGCCGCCGACAACGTGCCGCCCGCCATCGCCAGCAGTGACGACGAGCGGCACCTGGACGACGCCATCGCCGCGGCGCGTGCGGCGCTCGGCGCCGACGCCTTCGATGCCGTGCGTGATTTCGCCAAGGACGTCATCCTCGCCGAGATCGCCGACGATCTGCGTGCCTTCGGCGTCGACTTCGATTGCTGGTATTCCGAGGCATCGCTCAATCGCAACGGTGCCATCGACACCGCCATCGCGGAACTGGTCGAAGCGGGCTTCATCTACACGGCGGCGGGCGCGCAGTGGTTTCGCTCCACCGACTTCGGCGACGAGAAGGATCGCGTGGTGGTACGCGACAACGGCGTGAAGACCTATTTCGCCTCGGACATCGCCTACCACCGCGAAAAATTCGTGCGTGGCTTCGAGCGCGTGGTGAACATCTGGGGCGCCGATCACCATGGCTACATTCCGCGCGTGCGCGCGGCCCTGAAGGCGCTCAATCTCGACGACGCCAGACTCGACGTGGTGCTGGTGCAGTTCGCCGCGCTGGTGCGCGGCGGCGAAAAGGTCTCGATGTCGACGCGCGCCGGCGAGTTCGTCACGCTCAAGCACCTGGTCGACGAAGTCGGCGTGGATGCCGCCCGTTATTTCTACGTGATGCGCCGCTCGGATCAGCATCTCGAGTTCGATCTCGATCTCGCCACCTCGCAAAGCAACGACAACCCGGTCTACTACGTGCAGTACGCCCACGCGCGGGTGTGCAGCGTGTTCCGCCAGGCCGGCGAGCGCGCCACGCTCGCCCCCCCCGCCGGCGCGCGCCTGGCCGAGCACCTGCGCGAGCCGCCCGAGCGGCGGCTGGCGATCGTGCTGTCGAAATTCTCCGAGGTGGTGGCCAGCGCCGCGGCCGCCGCCGAGCCTCACCAGTTGACCAATTACCTGCGTGACCTCGCCACCGAGTTCCACGCCTACTACAACGGCCACAAGGTGCTGGTCGATGATGCCGGCGTGTGCTGGGCAAGACTGCGCCTGATCGGCGCCGTGCGCCAGGTGATCGCCAACGCGCTGGGCCTGCTCGCGATCAGCGCGCCGAGCGAGATGTAA
- a CDS encoding SPOR domain-containing protein, translating to MAAKDYKHATPRAPKPKPQAPLGSWVSFVTGLGLGLVVALAVYMWTARSAAPLPPPPAIADVEARVEAPRVNEPPVVEGAESAEASLEPPRPKFDFYKILPEMEVPVQDWEKEEKEQKPEKPAEALDKDGKSEATAAKDKPAGAAETSAYVLQIGSYKGYEEADQAKARLAMQGIAANIQRVVINGQDVWFRVHVGPLRDANELRAMRLKLQEHKTDFIVLKIGGAGTT from the coding sequence ATGGCCGCCAAAGACTACAAGCACGCCACGCCACGCGCGCCCAAGCCCAAGCCGCAGGCGCCGCTCGGCAGCTGGGTGTCGTTCGTGACCGGGCTCGGCCTCGGCCTGGTGGTGGCGCTGGCGGTGTACATGTGGACCGCCAGGAGCGCGGCGCCGTTACCGCCGCCGCCCGCGATAGCGGACGTCGAGGCGCGGGTCGAGGCGCCGCGCGTCAACGAGCCGCCGGTCGTCGAGGGCGCGGAGAGCGCCGAGGCGTCGCTGGAACCGCCGCGTCCGAAATTCGACTTCTACAAAATCCTGCCGGAAATGGAAGTGCCGGTGCAGGATTGGGAGAAGGAAGAAAAAGAGCAGAAGCCGGAGAAACCGGCCGAGGCGCTCGACAAGGACGGCAAGAGCGAAGCCACGGCGGCCAAGGACAAGCCCGCCGGCGCCGCCGAGACCTCCGCCTACGTGCTGCAGATCGGCTCTTACAAGGGCTACGAAGAGGCCGACCAGGCCAAGGCGCGCCTCGCCATGCAGGGTATTGCCGCCAACATCCAACGCGTCGTCATCAATGGCCAGGACGTGTGGTTTCGCGTCCACGTCGGGCCTTTGCGCGATGCCAATGAGCTGCGCGCCATGCGTCTCAAGTTGCAAGAGCACAAGACTGATTTCATCGTGCTCAAGATTGGCGGCGCCGGCACCACCTGA
- a CDS encoding response regulator, with translation MQTGKPIIVLVDDSAAMRAFFEQVAAEADLIFHAYDSAEESMSFLGSRQPGLLFLNVMMPNKDGYSFLKELRRNELHVSTPTVMISSKDYAQDRTAAKELGVLEFVAKPISKKAIRSLIEKYLGAGRVAE, from the coding sequence ATGCAAACAGGCAAACCCATCATCGTTCTCGTCGATGACAGCGCGGCTATGCGGGCGTTCTTCGAACAGGTTGCGGCCGAAGCGGATCTGATCTTCCACGCCTACGATTCGGCCGAGGAGTCGATGAGTTTTCTCGGCTCGCGCCAGCCCGGGCTGCTGTTTCTGAACGTCATGATGCCGAACAAGGATGGGTATTCATTCTTGAAGGAACTGCGGCGTAACGAACTGCATGTCAGCACCCCGACCGTCATGATCAGCTCCAAGGACTACGCCCAGGACCGCACCGCGGCCAAGGAACTCGGGGTGCTGGAGTTCGTGGCCAAACCCATCTCCAAGAAGGCGATACGCTCTCTCATCGAAAAGTATCTCGGCGCGGGTCGCGTCGCCGAATGA
- a CDS encoding MBL fold metallo-hydrolase, whose translation MSDRYLRFWGVRGSYAAPHESHLGVGGNTSCVEIRCDDHLLVCDGGTGIISLGEELMAQSALSELMVVFTHYHWDHICGLPFFQPAFAKHWKIKFFGPGDTAKDIEKRLSDQMKAPYFPVEIETWMADIQYLEPSPDGLAHGPIGINYYNVHHPGVTYGYRMRVAGKSVVYVSDNEVQFLKTSIAKRIHEFDEDEHELLERMVDEQRSSEVSAIEGVDILVHDAQYTPHDYSRKRGWGHSCYVDTVNLAIDAGVGCLYLYHHDPTYDDEQVAAIHRDCLQIIRERKSDMECHIAREGMKIPL comes from the coding sequence ATGAGCGATCGCTACCTGCGTTTCTGGGGTGTGCGAGGGTCCTACGCCGCGCCGCACGAATCCCACCTCGGGGTCGGCGGCAACACTTCCTGCGTCGAGATCCGCTGTGACGATCACCTGCTGGTGTGCGATGGCGGTACGGGCATCATCTCGCTGGGTGAAGAACTGATGGCGCAAAGCGCGCTGTCGGAACTGATGGTGGTGTTCACCCATTACCATTGGGATCACATTTGCGGCCTGCCATTTTTCCAGCCGGCCTTTGCCAAGCACTGGAAGATCAAGTTCTTCGGTCCGGGCGATACCGCCAAGGACATCGAGAAGCGCTTGTCCGACCAGATGAAAGCGCCGTATTTCCCGGTCGAAATCGAAACCTGGATGGCCGACATCCAGTATCTCGAGCCGAGCCCCGACGGCCTCGCGCATGGCCCCATCGGCATCAATTACTACAACGTGCATCACCCGGGCGTCACCTACGGCTATCGCATGCGGGTGGCGGGCAAGTCGGTGGTATACGTGTCCGACAACGAAGTGCAGTTCCTGAAGACGTCGATCGCCAAACGCATACACGAGTTCGACGAGGACGAGCACGAACTGCTCGAGCGCATGGTCGACGAACAGCGTTCGTCGGAAGTGTCGGCCATCGAGGGCGTCGACATCCTGGTTCACGACGCGCAATACACGCCGCACGACTACAGTCGCAAGCGTGGTTGGGGACACTCGTGCTACGTCGACACGGTCAATCTTGCCATCGATGCCGGTGTCGGGTGCCTGTACCTTTATCATCACGATCCCACCTACGACGACGAGCAGGTGGCGGCCATCCATCGCGATTGCCTGCAGATCATTCGTGAACGCAAATCCGACATGGAATGCCATATCGCCCGCGAGGGCATGAAGATTCCGCTGTAG